In a single window of the Bactrocera dorsalis isolate Fly_Bdor chromosome 2, ASM2337382v1, whole genome shotgun sequence genome:
- the LOC115065781 gene encoding odorant receptor 67d-like, translating to MKTQNRPSDIFYKMLSFIRFCSRQIGVDIIEEHYKINLNTYFVIAAIIIYCLCSVNTIRKYIATDWTVLLDVSSPISCTIQGLVKLMSALFYPKLYRKLTLDIGKIYEKYQEMGREYEEKLHTWNRSMKKLLIGCAIVYFVTGLLLLFTPVVMYVLKGERHLIWLCEVPGFERDSLYGYWVNNAFSVICVFIGCFGLYAGDVYLIIFLTHSMFFYDILALKINDLHKLIEEDNHADRQTELVNDIVEWHQYYLDFNDKCNLLFFWTISAHIICTTAGILSTLLIIMLKDWPGAYSYLLVCFLWLYMYCILGTRVEISNDQFCTGIYDIHWYALDVHNQKTIRLMLTQSQAPRNITIAGIEPLSVNTALKITRSIYSLAMMVLRFQTK from the exons atgaaaacgcaAAATCGCCCCTCcgatattttctataaaatgctTTCGTTTATACGATTCTGCTCACGTCAGATCGGTGTGGACATAATCGAGGAGcattataaaatcaatttaaacacATATTTCGTTATTGCagcaataataatttattgccTCTGTTCGGTGAATACGAtacgaaaatatattgcaaCAGATTGGACGGTGTTGCTCGATGTCTCCTCACCCATCAGCTGCACCATACAAGGTTTGGTGAAATTGATGTCAGCACTTTTTTATCCGAAATTGTATCGAAAATTAACTTTGGACATTGGAAAAATTTATGAGAAATATCAAGAGATGGGCAGAGAGTACGAGGAAAAATTACACACATGGAACAGGAGTATGAAAAAACTCTTAATTGGCTGTGCAATAGTGTATTTCGTCACTGGGCTACTCTTATTATTCACACCAGTTGTGATGTATGTACTTAAGGGCGAACGACATTTGATATGGCTTTGTGAAGTGCCCGGTTTCGAAAGGGACTCGTTGTATGGTTATTGGGTCAACAATGCCTTCAGCGTAATTTGTGTATTCATTGGATGTTTCGGCCTATACGCTGGTGatgtttatttaattatctttttaaCACACTCAATGTTCTTTTACGATATATTAGCactgaaaataaatgatttacaCAAATTGATAGAGGAAGATAACCATGCAGATCGGCAAACTGAATTAGTTAACGATATTGTAGAGTGGCACCAGTATTATCTGGA TTTTAATGATAAGTGTAATTTGCTGTTCTTTTGGACCATTTCGGCACACATTATATGCACCACGGCGGGTATCTTGAGCACACTGCTCATCATCATGCTGAAGGATTGGCCTGGCGCTTATTCCTACCTTTTGGTGTGCTTTCTCTGGCTATATATGTACTGCATACTTGGCACACGTGTTGAAATAAGT AACGATCAATTTTGTACTGGGATCTACGACATCCACTGGTATGCCTTAGATGTGCATAATCAAAAGACGATTCGCTTAATGCTAACACAATCGCAGGCACCACGAAATATAACGATCGCGGGAATTGAACCCTTATCGGTTAACACAGCACTGAAG ATAACACGCTCCATTTACAGTTTGGCCATGATGGTGTTACGTTTTCAAACTAAATAG
- the LOC105234186 gene encoding tyrosine-protein phosphatase non-receptor type 23, with product MNVLQIFLVFTLLYGVAIAQDYQDYQENTPRPAPIRLRPSAGIADAPRPTPVPILKQINKHNEDGSYTYGYEGADGSFKIETKLATGEVKGKYGYVDETGKVRVVEYGANQYGFQPSGEGITVAPPTLVDETLKEEPEYEDEPLRPQRPYRPARPQQPRPAPAPRPQPRPQPQPQPQYLQYEEEQEQEPEPPRRIQYAPPPQASAPPAPPRIQVPGAQRTTDVLYSPLQRPARPEPDYSQLQNFPSNVRVSRPVYAPAPVQPAPSSARANNFLGPPSGGRPILEPSQFGPAPQARPVQQSAPAPLPIYPPQINHQPQAQGRAGGGGGGSLLDQLARDYALPQGNAQPLHDISFGYY from the exons TTACAGATATTTCTAGTTTTCACGCTGCTATATGGTGTGGCTATTGCACAGGACTACCAGGATTATCAGGAGAATACACCGCGTCCTGCACCGATAAGACTGCGGCCCAGCGCTGGTATAGCGGATGCACCACGACCCACACCTGTACCTATactgaagcaaataaataa ACACAACGAAGATGGTTCCTATACATATGGTTATGAGGGCGCTGATGGTTCTTTCAAAATCGAAACAAAACTGGCGACCGGTGAGGTAAAGGGTAAATATGGTTATGTCGATGAGACAGGTAAAGTGCGTGTGGTAGAATATGGCGCCAATCAATATGGTTTCCAGCCTTCCGGTGAAGGTATCACAGTAGCGCCACCTACTTTGGTCGATGAAACGCTCAAGGAGGAGCCAGAGTACGAGGATGAGCCCTTGCGTCCACAGAGACCTTAT CGCCCAGCTCGTCCACAACAGCCGCGTCCTGCACCAGCGCCACGCCCACAGCCACGTCCACAACCCCAACCTCAACCACAATACTTACAATATGAAGAAGAACAGGAACAAGAGCCAGAGCCACCACGCCGCATACAGTACGCACCACCACCACAAGCTTCCGCCCCACCAGCGCCACCAAGAATACAAGTGCCTGGCGCCCAACGTACTACCGATGTTTTATACTCTCCATTGCAGCGTCCGGCGCGTCCCGAACCAGATTACTCACAATTACAG AACTTCCCGTCCAATGTGCGTGTTTCTCGACCTGTTTATGCGCCCGCACCAGTTCAACCTGCGCCCTCCAGCGCACGCGCTAATAACTTCCTAGGACCGCCATCTGGTGGTCGCCCCATTCTGGAACCATCGCAGTTTGGTCCAGCGCCTCAGGCCCGTCCAGTACAGCAATCTGCACCAGCGCCTCTACCCATCTATCCACCACAGATCAACCATCAGCCACAGGCGCAAGGACGTgccggtggtggtggcggcggcagTTTGTTGGATCAGTTGGCGCGAGACTACGCTTTGCCGCAGGGAAACGCTCAACCTTTGCATGACATTTCATTTGGTTACTACTGA